In Hymenobacter volaticus, the genomic window CTGCTGCATTTCGGGGTTGAGAGTCCGAATGGTGCCCGCCATTTCGGCTTGGTCCGGGATGATGTTGTTGCGCACTCCGGCTTGCAGCATGCCTACCGTCAGCACCGCGGCATCCTCGGTGAGTTCAGTTTGGCGGCTGATAATGGATTGCAAGCCCAGCACGATTTGAGCCGAAACCACCACCGGGTCCACACCCAGCCACGGAGTAGCACCGTGCGCCGACTTGCCTTTTACTTTGATGGTAAACACGTCGGAGCTAGCCATTTCCGGGCCCGAGCGGTATTCGATAGTGCCTACTTCGCGCTGCGCACTCACATGCAAACCGAAGATGGCATCTACTTTCGGCTTATCGAGCACGCCTTCCTGCACCATCAATCGGGCGCCGCCAACCATGCCGGGCAAGGAGCCTTCTTCGGCCGGCTGGAAAATAAACTTCACGGTGCCGGGCAAGTCTTTGCGCACTTCGCTGAGCACCGTGGCGGCGCCCATCAGCATGGCGGTATGCGAGTCGTGGCCGCAGGCGTGCATCACGCCCACCTGCTGGCCGTTGTATTGCGTTTTCACCGTTGAGGCAAAGGCAAGTCCGGTCGGCTCCGTTACGGGCAAGCCGTCCATATCGGCCCGCAGCGCTACCACCGGGCCTGGTTTGCCGCCCTTCAGAATGCCGACCACGCCGGTACGGGCCACCCCAGTTTGCACCTCCATCCCGAGCTTGCGCAGATGGTCGGCTACCAGCGCGGCGGTACGTTTCTCTTCGTTGCTAAGCTCCGGGTTTTGGTGAATGTCGCGCCGCCACGCTACCACGTTCTTTTCCTGCTGGCTAGCCAGCTTGGCAATGCGCGCATCGAGGGCCGCATTTTGTGCCAGCACC contains:
- a CDS encoding amidohydrolase, with protein sequence MTSKLYRLLTALPLLAAAPVLAQNAALDARIAKLASQQEKNVVAWRRDIHQNPELSNEEKRTAALVADHLRKLGMEVQTGVARTGVVGILKGGKPGPVVALRADMDGLPVTEPTGLAFASTVKTQYNGQQVGVMHACGHDSHTAMLMGAATVLSEVRKDLPGTVKFIFQPAEEGSLPGMVGGARLMVQEGVLDKPKVDAIFGLHVSAQREVGTIEYRSGPEMASSDVFTIKVKGKSAHGATPWLGVDPVVVSAQIVLGLQSIISRQTELTEDAAVLTVGMLQAGVRNNIIPDQAEMAGTIRTLNPEMQQKVWAAIRRTATNIAESAGATAEVDIVNYAPVTINNPRLTEQMLPSLRTAAGAKKVRETKASMIAEDFACYQEKVPGLFVWLGGMPVGGNPATAAPHHTPGFHIEESGFTLGVTTLATLAADYLTMKK